One region of Culex pipiens pallens isolate TS chromosome 2, TS_CPP_V2, whole genome shotgun sequence genomic DNA includes:
- the LOC120421881 gene encoding CLIP domain-containing serine protease B15-like translates to MLRLALAILLALWSTSSALTQNLAAGESCRTPGGNPGRCTLVLQCSFVHQLLKDVKTGRDNQYVMSFKCGAESGTKKPLVCCPELASSQQCGSLTMSDNIVGGEETELDEYPWVAALAYSNGRDSKFQCGGSLISDRYVVTAAHCFQSNSKWKLDFVRLGEWDLDASPDCKVDSAGELLCNELHQDFGVSKVIMHEEFSHNDRKKQNDIAILKLDGQAPTTRSIAPICVPTQEMVDGLDIERTRFDVAGWGLTEERIKSKRKLKVDLPGQDISSCIKAFRVDRSFFTDGQLCVGGEKGKDSCRGDSGGPLMVVMQNRWHLVGVVSFGSYYCGTKDVPAIYTRVGSYLGWVAGKIELESRGDLKSFEE, encoded by the exons ATGCTGAGGTTAGCTTTGGCAATTCTACTAGCACTGTGGAGCACTTCAAGTG CTTTAACGCAGAATTTGGCGGCTGGCGAGAGTTGCCGCACACCTGGAGGAAACCCCGGCCGATGCACGCTGGTGCTTCAGTGTTCCTTCGTCCACCAACTGCTCAAGGACGTCAAAACAGGCCGGGATAACCAGTACGTCATGTCGTTCAAGTGCGGTGCGGAGTCTGGCACGAAGAAGCCGCTCGTTTGCTGTCCGGAACTCGCGAGTTCCCAGCAGTGTGGCAGCCTGACCATGTCCGATAACATCGTTGGCGGTGAGGAAACCGAACTGGACGAGTACCCGTGGGTTGCGGCGCTGGCGTACAGCAATGGCCGGGACAGCAAGTTTCAGTGTGGAGGATCGCTGATCAGCGATCGGTACGTGGTGACGGCGGCGCATTGCTTCCAAAGCAACAGCAAGTGGAAGCT AGATTTCGTCCGACTTGGCGAGTGGGACTTGGACGCTAGTCCGGACTGTAAGGTGGACTCTGCTGGCGAGCTGCTGTGCAACGAGCTTCATCAAGATTTTGGCGTCAGCAAAGTCATAATGCACGAAGAATTCTCACACAACGATcgcaaaaagcaaaatgacatcGCCATCTTGAAGCTGGATGGACAAGCTCCCACTACGAGATCAATTGCTCCAATTTGTGTTCCAACTCAGGAGATGGTCGACGGTCTGGACATCGAGCGAACCAGATTCGACGTCGCCGGTTGGGGCCTCACGGAGGAAAGAATCAAAAGCAAACGCAAGCTCAAGGTTGACCTTCCTGGTCAGGACATATCCAGCTGCATCAAGGCGTTCCGGGTGGACAGGTCGTTCTTCACCGATGGTCAACTGTGCGTGGGAGGGGAGAAGGGAAAGGACTCCTGCCGGGGCGATTCCGGTGGACCGCTGATGGTGGTCATGCAGAATCGATGGCACCTGGTTGGGGTCGTGAGTTTTGGGTCCTATTACTGCGGTACCAAGGATGTACCGGCGATCTATACCCGGGTTGGAAGCTACCTCGGCTGGGTTGCTGGGAAGATTGAGCTGGAGAGTCGTGGggatttgaaaagttttgaagaGTGA